CCTTTCGCCCTGCTCACGCAGATAGGCGTTCTGGACCTCGTATGCCTCTCGTTCCTTGGAGTACCAGCGTTCGCAAGCGTTCGATACGCGGTCGAACTTGCCCGTCACGTGCTGGACGTGGTGCACCAGTTCATGCAGCAGGATCGAGCGGCCCAGTACGTCGCTGGCGGGGTCTGCGGTATTGCTGACGAAGATGCCCTTGTCGGGATGGTAGAACGCCTTGATGCCGCAGTTGCCCTTGCACAGGAGCCGCTGGATTTCCGCCGGCGGAACGACATGGATTTCGGGCAAGCGGTCCGGGATCGGATAACCGGTAAGGAGTCTGATGGCCGCCAGAAGTTCGGCGACCAGGTCGAGCAGGGGCGTTCTGTCCATGGATCACTCCGGGATGCGGGCTGAACTGGCGATCCCGCATCCCCGCCGGGCACGCGCGCCACCGTCGGCGATCATCGTCGTACCGCATCTCGAAAGCGTCAATCGATTGGAGATGACAATAGGAACAAGAATGGAATATGAGTGGGAAAACGGGATACATACGCTTGGACCGTTTCCCTTGACTGAGTAGGAAAACATCCCGAGAATCATCCGGTACCCCTTTGAGAGCGGGTTGAAGCCGGTTCCGCAGTTGTGCCGGCGTCAAGGCGGAGATCTCTCGCGGGGACTACAAGCCCAAGAGCATCCAGCGGTCCGCCCCTTCCAAGACGCGATCGACCGCGGATTTCGTAGGAAGAATTCGTTTGGGAGGTTCACCATGCGTAAATCGTCTCGCTTCACGCCCCGCGTGCTTGCGTCCGCGATCTCGGCAGGCCTGTTCGTGTCCGGAGCGGCCATGGCTGCCGATGTGGACGGCGCCCGCCTGCTCAATGCGGACAAGGAGCCCGGCAACTGGATGTCGTATCACGGGTCCTACAAGTCCTGGCACTTCAGCGCGCTCGACGACATCAACACCAGGAACGTCGGCAAGCTGCAGGAAGCCTGGTCGCACGTTGCGTCGCGCGCCAACCGCGGCCTGCAAGGTATTCCGCTCGCCGTCGACGGCGTGCTGTATTACACCAGCCCGTACAACCAGGTCTACGCACTGGACGGTGCGACGGGCAAGATGATCTGGACATACAAGCACAAGCTGAACGAGGACCTGGTCGCACGGCAGACGCACTCGCCCTACAACCGCGGCATCGCCATCGGCTACGGCAATATCTACATGGGCACGCTCGATGGCAAGCTGGCCGCCATCGACATCAAGACCGGCAAGCTCAATTGGGAAACCAAGCTGGTCAATTCCGAGAAGCTGACGGTCGGCTTCACCGGGTGCACCCTGCTCGTGAAGGACAAGGTCATCATCGGCGCCCAGGGCGGCGAGTGGCCCGATCGCGGCCCGATCTTCGGCATCAATGCCAAGACCGGCGAGAAGGTGTGGTCCTTCATGACCGCCGGCGGCAACGACGGCACGAAGTCGGATGCGCGCAACACCTGGGGCGGTGACTCCTACAAGACCGGTGGTGGCGGCGGCTGGATGGCCGGCAGCTACGATCCGGAGAACGACACGGTGTGGTGGGGTACCGCCAACCCGGCTCCCCTGTACGACTGGGCCGGCGACAAGTTCATGACCGAAGGACCCCGCCCCGGCCTGAACCTGTACACCTCCTCCGTGCTGCAACTGAATCCCGACACGGGCGAACTGAAGAGCTATCACCAGGTTCTGCCGCATGACGCCTGGGACTTCGACCCCGCCCAGGGCGAGCTGATGATGATCGACCGGGACGGCAAGAAGTACGTCGTGCATCCCAGCAAGAGCGGCTTCGTGTTCGTGTTCGACCGCAAGTCCGGCAAGCCCGTGAAGGTCTACAAGGGTGTGGACGCGATCAACTTCGTGAAGGACATCAAGGACGACGGCACGCTGGTCGGCCGCTGGGATCCGCCCGAAGGCAAGCACAAGAACCTCTGCCCGGCCATCGCTGGCGGCTACAGCTGGAACGCGGGTACTTACAGCCCGAAGACCAACCTGATGTACAAGGTCGGTTTCGAGTGGTGTATGGACCTGGACATCGTGAAGACCGAGCCGATCACCGAGCCCGTCGTCCAGCTCAACATCGGCGCCAACTTCACGATGCACGGCCCCGGCGACCAGCCTCCGCACGGACACATCCGCGCTCGCGATCCGATCACCGGTGCGGTGAAGTTCGAGATCAAGTATCCGGGTGCGGTGCCTCACGGCGGTCTGCTGTCCACGGCCGGCAACCTGCTGTTCGTGCCTGAAGCAGATGGCATGTTCACGGCCTACGATGCCACCAACGGCAAGAAGCTCTGGGCGCACAACATGGGTCAGGGCAGCAACGGCGGCACGATCTCCTACAAGGCCAAGGGCAAGCAGTACGTGGCCGTGATGACCGGCTGGGGAAGCCTGGTCGGCGACGGCTACGGCGATCTCTGGGGCGAGCCCTGGAAGAGCATGCCCAAGGATTCCGGCGTGCTGAAGGTGTTCGCACTGCCGTAATCCAGACCTGGCGCGGCAACTGCCGCGGGGCCTGGAGGAAGGGCGGGGACATCGTCTCCGCCCTTTTTTCCATCCCTGTCACCCGAAAGGACCGTCGGGCGTTGCGGGGTGGAGGCGGCCCGCGAGCGGGCGCCCAATCCTGATATTTTGCGGAGGTATGCAGTGAACAATCACCGCCGTTTGGTCCCGATTTCGGCGCTGTCCCTGGCGGCAGCCCTCGCTCTCGGGGTCGAGCCGGCAAGCGCCGACGATGCGGCGCCGGCCGAGAAGCACTTCGACGTCAAGAACACCTTCCGCAACATCTGCGGTTTCTGTCATGCGGACTACGGCCGGAAGGCCGGCAAGGGGCCGCAGCTCATGAATTCCGAACGTAGCGACGAGTACATGGTCAACCTCATCAAGAACGGTCTGCCCAGCCGCATGGCGGCGTTCGGCAGCATCTATTCCGACGACCAGATCCGGTTGATCGTGAAATTCATTCGCAATCTGAAGGGAAGGCGAGGAGCCACAGAACCCATGACCGGAAGTCACACAAGCGCCGCCGGGCGAAACATGTCCCCTTCGGGTGGCTTGTGGCCGCTGCGCTGGTGGCAGCGTTCAACGGTTCCGCGTCGGCCCGTACGCTGGCGGAAGTCCGCGCTCTGGGCACCATCTCCCTGTGCGCGAGTCCGGAGACGCTGCCCTACGCCAGCGACAAACCGGGAGACCCGGGGTTTCAGGTCGAAGTGGGGCGCGCCATCGCCGAGGGGCTCAAGCTCTCCCTCTCCATCGAATGGGTCGTGCCGCGTCGCCGCGCCAACGTGGTCAACTGCGACATGCAGCTCGACAGTGTCAACAATCCGGAGATGTACAAGGGCCGCGCCCTTCTGTCGCGGCCCTATCAGCGCTCGGGTGTCGTGCTCGGCTTCGCTCCCGGCATCGAACCCGTCCAGGACTACAAGGATCTGCCGAAGGACCGCAAGGTGGGGGCGATGGTGGGGTCGGTGGCCAGCGTCGTGCTGGGCAAGAGCGGTGCATCCTTGACCCCCCTACGCGTTCCAGGACGACATGGTCGACGAACTGGCGAAGGGAGCCATTCCTGCCGCCGCCGTGTCGTTCGCCACGCTCAGCTACTACATCCACAAGCACCAGGATGCCGGCGTACGGATGACCTATGCCTTCGACAGCGCCAGACTCTCGTGGGATGTCGCGGTGGGCCTGCGCAAGTCCGACCAGGCCTTGGTGGACGAGGTCAACAAGGTGCTCGATTCGCTCATCGCCGACGGCACCCTGGGTCGTATCTACGCCAGGTACGGAGTGGAGCACCGGCTGCCGAAGTGAACGTCCGGGCGCAGCGGGGCCCCGGGGCCTGGCGCGCCTTTCCTCCCGCCGAGATCGCGGCGCGGGGCTTATGATGCGGCCAGACCCAGCCCCGGAGGCCGCCATGCAATCCCGGTTGAACAGTTCCCCCGTCCTGCTTCTCCAGGGCATACGTCTGAGCGCGGCAGCGGTGGTGGTCTTCCTCTCCGCCTTGTTTGCAGCAGGATCGGCGGCAGGACAATCCACTCTCCGTGATCCGGGCGGGCGCTTCACGCTTGCCGTGCCGAAGGACTGGTCGGTTGCCGCCAGTTCGGAACAGATGTCCGTTCTGGTATCGGGCAATTCGTCGCTTTCAGTGACCGTCGGCCATCTTCCTCCCGGGCAAATGGTGGAAAGCGTGGCGGGGCAGGTGGCCACCCAGTGGGGCAAGTATCAGGAACTGAAACGCGGGCCGGCCACGGTCGGCGGCAAGCCTGCCGAACTTCTGATCGCTTCGGGCACCAACCCCAAGGGCCAGCCTTCCTTCTTCCGCGTGGTCGCGGCACCGTTCCCCGGCGGGACGCTGGTCATGATGACCAGCACGCCGCAGGACGATTTCGCCCGGCACAAGGCGGCCATCGAGTCCATGGAGAAGGGCGTGCGTTTTGCCGACGGACGCGCCGACCCGTCCCCGCGCAGTCCGCGCCCTCCCGTTTCTCCGGAGAGGAAGCGAAAGCTGGAGGCGCTGGAACAGGCGCATCTGGCGGGAGTGCTCAGCGACGACGAGTACGCGCAGAAGAAAGCCGCATTGCTCGCGTCGACCGAACCGCCGGCGCGGCCTGCACCCCCGCGCCGCACGGCCGATGAATCCGGCACCCCTGCGCCTGCGGCGGGCAGACCCATGCTGGGCGTGGCCACCCGCGCGCTGGAAGCGGACGATGTCCAGATGACCGGCCTCGAGAAGGGCGCGCTGGTTGCGCAGGTCGCTCCCGGCAGTCCGGCCGACGCTGCCGGAATCCAGCCGGGGGACGTCGTCGTATCGTTCGATGGCGCTCCGGTGACCGATGCCCAATCGCTCGTGCAGGCGGTGGGGCGCAGCAAGCCGGGTCAGCAGGTCACGCTGGGTCTCGTGCGCGGCGGCCGTTCGGGCAATGTGCAGGTACGGCTGGGTACGGTGCCGCGCTAGCCCGCGCTCCGCCACGATCAGCAAGGAAAGGGGCCATGAAACGGTTTGCAGACGCAAGAACGGCCATCGCCGCCATGCTGTTCCTCCAGGTCGCCGCCGCCCTCGCCGCGCCGGATCCGGAGAAGCTGCGAGCGCTCGATGCCGCCTATCAGGCGGGCATCCTGGGCAAGGACGAGTACGAGGCGAAGAAGCGCGAACTCGGCAAGGGCACCGCGCCGGCTGGCAGCAAGGGGACTCCGGCGACGACGCCATCGCCGGCGCCCGTGGCCAATGGAAAGAGTGCGGGCGTGTACCGGATGCGGCTCGTGCGCGTGATGGACAAGCAGGGGTTCGGCGAACCCGTCGAAGTGTTTCGCATGCTCGTGCCCTCCGACTGGAAGGTCGAGGACAGCGTGCAATGGGACGCGAGCCAGATGGGTTGCCCGGCCAACATCGTGAGAATCACCTTTCGTGCGACGGCCCCCGATGGTCTGACGGCATTCGAATCGTTTCCCGCGTACACGTGGCGGTGGACCGACGACCCGATGATGCAGCCGATTCTCCAGCAACAGGCTGCGAATCGAACCGGCTGCCCGCCGCATCCGGTTCTGGACGCGACGAACTTCGTGCGCAATCTGGTGATCCCCGCCGTGCGACGCGGGGCGCAGATGGGCGCCGTGGAACCGGTGTCGGGTGTCGCACAGGCAGAACAGCGCGTGCTGACGCAGCAGGTCCAGCCACTGATCCAGGCCGGTTACATGCGCGGCATCCGCGTCGATGCTGTGAAGGCACGTCTGGGCTACACGGTGGCCGGCCGGGAGGTGGACGAGTGGATGAGCGCGACCGTCGCCGTCACGGTCATGCCGACGGCCAACACGGCCGATCTCATGCAGGGGAACATGAACTACTCCTCTAGCACCTATACGGTCACGGGATACAACGTGTTCGGCGTTCGCGCTCCCAAGGGTGAACTCGACGCCCGGTCCGGATTGTTCGCGACCATGGTGACTTCCGTGCGGCCCAATCCCGCCTATGCGGCTGCGATCGCAAGGTTCCAGTCCAGCATCAACAAGATCAATTCGGACGCCGCCCGTGATCGCCATCGCATCTGGCAGGAAGCCAATGCGTCCATTCAGAACACCTGGCGCGAGACGGTGCGGCAAAGGCAGGAGGTGCAGGACCGTCAGGCGGAGCAGTTCAGCCAGGTGATCCGGGGCGTCGAGGTGTACTCGGATCCGCGCACCCAGGAACGCATCGAACTGTCCCTCGGGCTATCGCAACGCGTGGACCAACGGCAAGGGCGAATACATCCTGTCCGATTCGGTGAACTTCAATCCGTTGGTGGAACTGCAGGAGGACTGGCGGCAGTTGAAGCGCGAGGAACGCTGAGCGGGGTCTTTTCGGACCCGTCCCTTCACCGGCGGCTCAGCAGGTTGGCCGACCACGCGTAGACGTCGGGCAATCGTGGCGGAGCGGCGAACCACCCCAGCGCGACGCCGGCGGCGTTGGCGGCCATGTCGGCCAGTGACATGAACCGGTATCCGGTCAGCCCCTGGGCGAATTCCAGCACGATCCCCATCGCGACCAGCAACAGGCCTGTCGTCCGCCGGTGGGGGCCGGGCGCCGCGAGCCTGGGCGAACCACGCCATGAGACGCGCGTATGCGACGAGGTGCTGCACCTTGTCGCCATCTTCCATCGTCGAGCCAAGGCGGATCGGGAATCAGGTGGAAATAGATCACGACCGCGAGGCACCGATCCATCCCACCGCGGGCCACAGGGAACGGTGCGAAACCGCTCGTCATGCGGCCGCGTCCCACCGGACAGACGGTCTCGAGCACGGTCGGGATGTCCATGCCGTATCGCTCCGGTTTCCGTGGCGCCGACGCCTCGGACGGTGCCGAGCGCGAGGAGGGTTGCCAGTTTTCGCCGGGCGATCTCTGCGAGCGTCGCATCTCGTGAAAAACGACGTAAGCCGGGAGTGCGTGTTCCCGTGCCACGCGCGCGCGCCACTCGCGCAGCGCGCGAAAGCGCGACAGGTCCTCCTGCGCCAGTTCCGGCATCGGTGTCGCGGCGCCTGCCGGTGGCATCTCGCCGCTTTGCAGGCCCCGCGGCTTCGTTCGGCGCACGCCCACGATGGCTATGTCGCCTTTCAGAACGGACCGGGAAGTCCCGGTGGAGACTGGCTGTTGTACTCGCCTTCCGCCTGGACGTAACCGCCCTGCCAGCTGACGAAGCACCGTACGCCAACGTGCCTCAAACAGATCCGCGCCTATTCCGAACTGGAAAGCTGCACATGGCCGTACTGCGCGACTTTCTCGGTGGATTTTCTCTCGCGGCACATCGATGAGATGACCCGCACCGAAACCGCGTCGCGCCGCCATTCTTCCGTGCTGGTCGAAGCGGAAGATGCACGACAACGCCTTACGCGCCGCCTCCGTGGCATCCCATGTTCCGGCGGCTCCAGGCAGTTGTCGCAGTTGCCGCAGGGCTGCGAGCGCTCGCCGAAGTACGCGAGCGGCCTGACACAGCGGCAATCGTGCGCTCCGCGAGACCCAGCGCATCAAGACGCGAGCGCTGGATGCAGCCCGAACTCGTCGGCCGCCGGGCTCTCGTCGATCATGCGGCGCTGGTTGACCACGTCCGACAGCCCGTACGTCATCCATGCATCGGCAGGCGCGCCATCGCGTCCCGCCCGACCGGTTTCCTGATAGTAGGCCCTCCGATGTTCTTCGGCGAATCGAGATGCGCGACGAAGCGCACATCGGGCTTGTCGATCCCCATGCCGAACGCGATGGTGGCCACCATGACGATGCCGTCTTCCCGCAGAAAGCGGTCCTGCCGTTCCCGACGCGTCTGCGCGTCGAGTCCCGCGTGGTAGGCCAGGGCCTCGATGCCTTCGCCGTTGAGCCACGCGGCCGTGTCGTCCGCGGTTGCGGCTACCGCAATTTACGATCCCGGCTTCCCCGGGATGCTCTTCCCGCAGGAGGCGCAGCACCTGCGCGCGGATTGTCCTTCTCCACGAGGGTGTACCGGATGTTCGGGCGGTCGAAACTGCCTCCACGAACATGCGCGCGCCGTCGAGATTGAGGCGCGACACCATGTCCTGACGCGTGAATTCGTCGGCCGTTGCCGTCAGCGCGATGCGCGGCACATCCGGATAGCGCTCGTGCAGCACCGTGAGCCCGAGGTAGTCCTCGCGGAAATCGTGGCCCCACTGACTCACGCAGTGCGCTTCGTCGATCGCGAAGGAACCGAGCAGTCCGCGTTCGTGGAGGGCATCCAGCATCGCCAGGAATCGCGGCGTGAGCATGCGTTCCGGGGCGACGTACAGGAGCACGAGGCGGGCGGCTCGAAGCTCCGTCTCGACCTCGCGTGCCTCGTCGGGAGACTGGGACGAGTTGAGGCAGGCGGCATGCACGC
Above is a genomic segment from Betaproteobacteria bacterium containing:
- a CDS encoding SHOCT domain-containing protein — its product is MKRFADARTAIAAMLFLQVAAALAAPDPEKLRALDAAYQAGILGKDEYEAKKRELGKGTAPAGSKGTPATTPSPAPVANGKSAGVYRMRLVRVMDKQGFGEPVEVFRMLVPSDWKVEDSVQWDASQMGCPANIVRITFRATAPDGLTAFESFPAYTWRWTDDPMMQPILQQQAANRTGCPPHPVLDATNFVRNLVIPAVRRGAQMGAVEPVSGVAQAEQRVLTQQVQPLIQAGYMRGIRVDAVKARLGYTVAGREVDEWMSATVAVTVMPTANTADLMQGNMNYSSSTYTVTGYNVFGVRAPKGELDARSGLFATMVTSVRPNPAYAAAIARFQSSINKINSDAARDRHRIWQEANASIQNTWRETVRQRQEVQDRQAEQFSQVIRGVEVYSDPRTQERIELSLGLSQRVDQRQGRIHPVRFGELQSVGGTAGGLAAVEARGTLSGVFSDPSLHRRLSRLADHA
- a CDS encoding cytochrome c: MVPISALSLAAALALGVEPASADDAAPAEKHFDVKNTFRNICGFCHADYGRKAGKGPQLMNSERSDEYMVNLIKNGLPSRMAAFGSIYSDDQIRLIVKFIRNLKGRRGATEPMTGSHTSAAGRNMSPSGGLWPLRWWQRSTVPRRPVRWRKSALWAPSPCARVRRRCPTPATNRETRGFRSKWGAPSPRGSSSPSPSNGSCRVAAPTWSTATCSSTVSTIRRCTRAAPFCRGPISARVSCSASLPASNPSRTTRICRRTARWGRWWGRWPASCWARAVHP
- a CDS encoding transporter substrate-binding domain-containing protein, translating into MVDELAKGAIPAAAVSFATLSYYIHKHQDAGVRMTYAFDSARLSWDVAVGLRKSDQALVDEVNKVLDSLIADGTLGRIYARYGVEHRLPK
- a CDS encoding PQQ-binding-like beta-propeller repeat protein, which gives rise to MRKSSRFTPRVLASAISAGLFVSGAAMAADVDGARLLNADKEPGNWMSYHGSYKSWHFSALDDINTRNVGKLQEAWSHVASRANRGLQGIPLAVDGVLYYTSPYNQVYALDGATGKMIWTYKHKLNEDLVARQTHSPYNRGIAIGYGNIYMGTLDGKLAAIDIKTGKLNWETKLVNSEKLTVGFTGCTLLVKDKVIIGAQGGEWPDRGPIFGINAKTGEKVWSFMTAGGNDGTKSDARNTWGGDSYKTGGGGGWMAGSYDPENDTVWWGTANPAPLYDWAGDKFMTEGPRPGLNLYTSSVLQLNPDTGELKSYHQVLPHDAWDFDPAQGELMMIDRDGKKYVVHPSKSGFVFVFDRKSGKPVKVYKGVDAINFVKDIKDDGTLVGRWDPPEGKHKNLCPAIAGGYSWNAGTYSPKTNLMYKVGFEWCMDLDIVKTEPITEPVVQLNIGANFTMHGPGDQPPHGHIRARDPITGAVKFEIKYPGAVPHGGLLSTAGNLLFVPEADGMFTAYDATNGKKLWAHNMGQGSNGGTISYKAKGKQYVAVMTGWGSLVGDGYGDLWGEPWKSMPKDSGVLKVFALP
- a CDS encoding PDZ domain-containing protein; translated protein: MQSRLNSSPVLLLQGIRLSAAAVVVFLSALFAAGSAAGQSTLRDPGGRFTLAVPKDWSVAASSEQMSVLVSGNSSLSVTVGHLPPGQMVESVAGQVATQWGKYQELKRGPATVGGKPAELLIASGTNPKGQPSFFRVVAAPFPGGTLVMMTSTPQDDFARHKAAIESMEKGVRFADGRADPSPRSPRPPVSPERKRKLEALEQAHLAGVLSDDEYAQKKAALLASTEPPARPAPPRRTADESGTPAPAAGRPMLGVATRALEADDVQMTGLEKGALVAQVAPGSPADAAGIQPGDVVVSFDGAPVTDAQSLVQAVGRSKPGQQVTLGLVRGGRSGNVQVRLGTVPR